The DNA segment AGGGGATTCCGAAGGCGCCGTCGAGTTCAATGATACCGACGTATTGGAGTCGACGTTCTTCCAGCCTCTCGTCGACTTAGCAACAAGCGGTTGGCCCGAAGAAATGACCGCAAGAAGTCTTGAAAAGAACAAGTGGATCGAGTTATTAGAGCAATGGAACATGACTTCCTCGCCCTCCTTCGTTACCGATAGCCCGAAATACGTGGAGAAATTTCTCGACCTGTGGAAGCGGGAGGGCGAGGTTCGCACTCACCTCTTCGTCTCTTGGATGGCGGCCAGGTACGTCAGCCTGTTTGCCAACCGCGAACTCGTTTTCAACTACTACACCACGGCGAACCCCGAAACGATCATGTACCTGCACGGACCGCTTTGCTACGCGCTCGTTTACAAGTTCATCGGAGACTACCTGTTTGTCCCGTACAACGTCCAGGTGTTTCTTCCCGTTCAAGAGGACGTGAAACGCATTGTTTCGGCCATCAGAAACCAGTTCGCGGCTCACCTCTCCTCCACGCCACCTTTCTCCAACGAAACTTCCGCGAAGTTCAGGTGGACTTCTCTGGACGTCGTCATGAAAGCTCTGAACCAAACGGCACACCGAAGCTCGAACGCGAGCAGCGCGGCCGACAAGCTGTTGCCAGACATGAACAACTCGCTCGCAGAAAACTGGCGCACTGCGTGGCAAACGACTCTATTCGGGAGAGCAGGCCCGATTCCGTACACCTTGGGTTGGGAAACCATCTCCTCGTTGTCCCCGTACACTCGCGTGAGCGACGATTTTGTCCTAGCGCCGTACGTCCTCTCGTTCCCGCTCTACGATCCGAACCTCGTGGACGCCGTCAAGTACGGAGCCTTCGGAGCGCTCGTGGCCAGAGCGTCCGCTGAGATGGCCATCAAGCACTACGGTGGCGCTGACGCGACGGCACAGGCCGTCGACGACTCGCGGACGTGCGTCAAGGCCACCGACAAGGACGCCACTGCGACGCTGCTCGACTTGGCGTCCTTGAACGTCCTGGTGGACGCCTTCGAAGAGCACGGTTCTCGCGGGACGCTGGCGGTTGGGAATGGCTTCACGGCATCGCAGCTGCTGTTCGTCTCCTGGTGCTTCCAGAAGTGCCGAGGACGCTCACGGGATCTGGGCGACAAATGCAACGCGGCCGTTCGTCATGTGGCCGCTTTTAGCTCGGCATTTGGCTGCTCCCAGAGCGACCCACTGAATCCCgagaaaaaatgtcacttgtTTTAGCACTAGCCATGACTAGCGACCGCCGAGACGTATAATAGTGACGCAGAGGTGCGCCAACGCTTGTTTTTTTGCGCCCCTTGTGTTCGttttctgatttctttctttgttattattgtcatttatttataattttagACTTCTGCGTAATATATGTAGATTTATTATAGTGTGAGTTCAGTACGCAAGAATGCGCTTTTTAGACATTTGTCGTATCCCCTCGTAGCAATGTatttgcacaaatatgagtaaggAGGAGTTCGAATACCTTCCGagttaaaaaaaattgtaccaACTGCAGTACTGAAGTACGTATAGCTGGAAGAAGACTCGGGTACAGCAAGTGGCAACACTTACAAAGCCCGTGGCACCCTCGACCTGCGCTGCAGCTCGTGGCGCAAGCGGTCTCCCGAGGTACCTCTAAGCGCAGACACTTCGTGTTGTGGCTTACATGTATATCAAATGCACCCTCGACCTACAGACTCTTTGCGAATGAACTGAGAACATGCAGCAGGCATTTTCTCCTGGTCTACCAAAGGAGTCACCGGTGCGGACTCAATCCCCTCGACACAGCATTTCCAGTTATGCTCCTTATAAAAGTTGTTCGCACCAAGAGGTGCTGTCAGAGCTAGATTGTTCATTCCGACACATCAACGTACATCAAAATCGAGCGCACTATCTAACAAGACAGGCACTCGCCTTATTTTTGCTAAATTGAGGGAGCCTTTTcctttaaagcgcagctcttaggcgcccattcctacggcgagcgtccgcgtcggcgtaaccgagcgaacgaggaCAATGAAAGATGACAGCGGATGATGAAAGACGTGAGGAGGGTGCAACGGGACCACGGggcagaaagcggaggagggtatggcgaaaggatgagaagaaaagcgtagcgcAGCGACGACAGacacgagatggcgccaaagtagcgcgcgtcgtctgggaggccTGTCGGCGGTGACTGCTGCATGTGAATAGCGCCCACGCGGCACCCACGCgttggctctcgcgatctccaggcTGGCAAGTCAGTCGTGCCcacacgccacacttcgctccgtttgcaacgtgccacacgaggCAGACCgtccgcgccagtcaatatatcgcgaaatgaaaacacgccgcgctcaaatttcgcattattgggtatcataatcgtcggtgaatttttttttaccctgCTTTTGTTATATATATTTTGCTTTGTGAAAGGGGGATTATTTATTGACGCTCGTCCAAGGGATCGCAAGTGGCACTGTATGAACAGTCCTAGCTCTTGGTAtcagcagctcgagctcgggtctcgcgccgaagcgatggcagtgcctgCAACGCTGCATGCATATTCCCGCGGCAAacatgagccatcctggcgaccttgCGTGATGACCCGACGAtggggtcgtggtacggctttaggcggctgatgtgaaccgtctcgcgaCGCTTGTCCGAAGATGACGTCACCGTTTCGACCACATAGTTCGCAGGCGATGTATACtcgacgatccggtacggaccccaaaatttggagcaagctttggggTAAGGCCTGGAGagtggaatggcagccgaagccagaggtgATAATCCACGGCGAAGGGCTATGTGGGCCGATCGTGATCGCGGCGATTACTTTTGTTGCTCTACGAACCTGTTGTTACAAACCATCCCGTGGTGAATTTTGATGTGTTTTTGCCACGTTCGACATGTGTACTTCGGGGGAGGTTATTCTGTaaatgtccacctagtggacatgtccatttttttttctgctgctgaagtgctgaatGGCTGGGGGTGCCTGTCTCCCTCTGACAAGTACCCCAGGCCGGCCAATCAGctagcacttcagcagcagagaAATCGGACATTTACACTATAGGTGAACAATTACAGAATACCTCCCGTGATTTGTCACTGATGCAAGCACCTTACAGCAGAAATTTGTCTTCAGTCATGATTACGTATTAAGCAAAATGCATTACCGTTTCATGTATTCCCTGACGAAGGTAGGACCCCGACCGTAACGTAGGAAATAGAGCATCGTTttcttcgtatatatatatagttaattttgtgcttcaatgcataaagcgacgttttgttaagaaactaactggaacgccaatgcatttctccgcaaggttcgggaaataatatctcgaaactggcgtcatcctgagaattcgttccaagtggatccgccttgcgaactccacggctacaatttgtaaattgcaatattgacCATCaagcaattagttaaaaacttaattagtgaattgttgttaattattcgattatgcatttcaatttcttgcgcaagtcatgtccgcctcttcgagtagaccagctcattaactagaattgtgctatttgccacaggcaacctttaagaatttttgaaagtgtccgctgaaacaccctgtatatatatatatatatatatatatatatatatatatatatatatatatatatatatatatataacatcatcatcagcatatctttatgtccactgcaggacgaaggcctttcccagcgatctccaattacccctgtcttgcgctagctgattgcaacttgcgcttgcaaatgtattaatttcatcacccctcccaattttctgccgtcctcgactgcgattccaTACCCTTGGgccccattctgtaactgtaatggtccaccggttatccatcctacgcattacatggcctgcccagctccattttttcctaaagggacactaaagcaaaacaataaactTAGACTGACAAaatattcttcgaaaactctgctttcattaattacactgcaataggtcaattattacaagagaaaatgaagctcaaagtaatttttttttctaatttcgcGTGGGAACCccgacgtcagcacttcagtatgacgtcacgacttctaaagtaatttttcgtgtttgggccacgttggctcagtaaatgttcgcgaaacttgccacattcatTCTTGGGCTCCTTTaaaacacaatgtagtcaatattTACctctaaagaattaactgagacctagaagacgctcaaagtccatgacgtcacggtgtgctagggcgggaacttcaaggtggcgtcgccactcgcctttgtgtttttcgtttctttctttcttaccaagcggcttctctcGGTAAGATTGGTGTTTTCTGTATTGTGGAAtcgtaatctactgatacagaagaaatcatttttcccctttagtgtccctttaatgtcaactagaatatcggttatccccgtttgttctctgatccacgccgctctcttcctgtctcttaacgttacgcctaacattgttccttccatcgctctttgtgcggtccttaacttgttctcgaccttctttgatagcctccaagttcctgccctatatgttatcaccggtggaattcaatgattgtacacttttcttttgaacgagagtggtaagcttccagtcaggatttgttaatacctgccgtgtgcactctcacccaattttattcttctctaaatttacttatcatgatcagggtcgctTGTTAATATtgggcctagataaacgtactcctgcacagactctagacgCCGACTGacgatcgtgaattcttgtccccttgccaggctattgaacattacctttgtcttttgcataataACCTTGAACCCtactcctacactttctcggttaaagtcctcaatcatttgttgcaattcatccccaatGTTGCTGAATGTCATCTCCAGACCCAAGGTTGGGGAGATAtatcgccattgatcctcactcctaagcccttCGCAGTCTAACAGATTGAATACTTCTCCCAAGCATGCAGTGATAGCATtcgaagagattgtgtctccttgcctgacccctttcttgataggtaactttctacttttctttggGATAACcgatgtagctgtggaatctttgtagatatttcccaagatattcacgtatgcctcctgtactccttgattacctaacacttctatgactgctgatatctctactgattcaaatgccttttcataatctatgaaagccatatagcgaggttgattgtactccacagatttatTCATTACTTTCTTGGTGAAATGTATTTGGTccattattgacccttttcgcggagcagtttgttttagagaaacgagatggcgctcacggtggcgcgccatacctctcctcagcgaccgcgcacaaatacgaaaccattaccgcttttaccttgcttctgtgcgatcagctgtcggaagtgcaactgagttttcgctaacgcactgtgctctaattatgctagattgaatcatgtggattgaagacgtgtgcagtagttggctgcaaaaatagtgactggcatgttaaggaatgtaatgaatctgtgtggccaagttcgcggaccgctgctgcgactgtccgaacgtgttaccggcacttcgagatgtacggttttcctcgaggatacaggcatttgctcatccgccagcattgtatcgctagccttcaaagaaagggcttcatcaacagaacgtcggcaagggtgagtaccagtcgttaaacaatgacaaagggagtagcgtcgCTTCCTGTCATGgtaagcttcgcgcacgttatttatacggatctatcccaaatggcaggaaaacttacgcccactctatcgccgacgtatcaataataagtgaatgggcgctcacttgaatatatgcgcgctgtatacgcacaataaatgacggactacaccgatggcgcacgaatggtcgaagctgaatgtttcgtgacggttcacaagagtaagcgagttactagcggtaatatatatttgctacaaggtattacaatgtacaaaacagctaagttccaagccttgcgtgcagcaagaacaaatctatcagaactgagcacacccgcgagcgattaggcagaaaataatcagatagtggctgcaccgaggaacttcactgactcagaaactgacaagccgctgcttcaaaatatttgccaaataaagaacaaagagcaaaacacacgaatcctgattcaattcatgagtggaatgtttggatagattggaatacatatttaggaccgcttttagaagaagcaccttatacgctgctagcgccgttaggaca comes from the Dermacentor silvarum isolate Dsil-2018 chromosome 9, BIME_Dsil_1.4, whole genome shotgun sequence genome and includes:
- the LOC119463961 gene encoding uncharacterized protein LOC119463961, yielding MGFDPYADAVNCIAAESNADKRRSPVTITDSLRRISLPCASPLALYKRLVFSHGENAKPSVIRISTAIEAVFAVLLVASVLVILVLFVRWGPRKSEHCTSPACDQFAKLLNDSIDWSADPCRNFDAYVCSGWHSKRKYSVSLELVVRAVDSMTNVVSKGVVHTPSPGQDFLQKVSLFYRSCDMVWRGDRDELPVIRDFLLRAGIAWPRRPATPDVRRTLLSLSVEFDWPVIIQVFPWKKSVWLRIPHSFSMALEERELLSDRESRRRSFDFLKAQFSEGDSEGAVEFNDTDVLESTFFQPLVDLATSGWPEEMTARSLEKNKWIELLEQWNMTSSPSFVTDSPKYVEKFLDLWKREGEVRTHLFVSWMAARYVSLFANRELVFNYYTTANPETIMYLHGPLCYALVYKFIGDYLFVPYNVQVFLPVQEDVKRIVSAIRNQFAAHLSSTPPFSNETSAKFRWTSLDVVMKALNQTAHRSSNASSAADKLLPDMNNSLAENWRTAWQTTLFGRAGPIPYTLGWETISSLSPYTRVSDDFVLAPYVLSFPLYDPNLVDAVKYGAFGALVARASAEMAIKHYGGADATAQAVDDSRTCVKATDKDATATLLDLASLNVLVDAFEEHGSRGTLAVGNGFTASQLLFVSWCFQKCRGRSRDLGDKCNAAVRHVAAFSSAFGCSQSDPLNPEKKCHLF